A section of the Festucalex cinctus isolate MCC-2025b chromosome 7, RoL_Fcin_1.0, whole genome shotgun sequence genome encodes:
- the tex10 gene encoding testis-expressed protein 10 homolog isoform X2, giving the protein MAKLKSKKKKRQDDFQKVKLKVGKKKPRADNATDTNFRTRGIYLPEQLKTDTSGPTTNRQLGINDLLSQLHHYNANVKHGALLGLRELLSMNPSLLEQHLSRLLSEVAAVFTDKDANVRVAATRVLRYITQSVPAERVAPFSPLLSAHLCCAMTHIELSIQEDAMKVLDVLLEHYPALLAARPAVLLTNFLELISHRQSNGAAKKDQEAKGRTWALSVNPNRTITSQQWRLSVLLRLGRFLQAVVEERPVEEGDVTAPSEGAFGSRGESRIAPVNVTWEELMNSKIGVKVYEHSGSKPSPHSTFKLRPDSYHPGEACEGLDSAEAVQSFASTLVPLLLEVWVEASTSDSPFNHSDGDHLLSPDAMSVMFQVLSILQLLRKLAPRQEHQDALDAWFRKEYLGEFKQHFMKNFPYSLHDIPKHKKKVNNKRTKQAAAIPDVTVDPLALNITLCQVMVSLSQKQGVGREVDGDWLTPLRTFVRDTLGGDVKLSYRQLHMLLGTVWKMVLTQKSKITEDLLAAVYSYYQQRHLTLQSRSLLLSFYSKIYLQEQGQLHITRSKVLSRWLAFLPVQLSQLGHRNPALSALLIQSIQAAASRGNKDLLSSLQTHACKLYDPQEGAVVLLPAECQQRMVQLLYFFPKMSRALLANLSFCCSTGRISAGLAASLIRIIHLRSSLNGWSVGSQEAALQDVDYFSFLFSTLTGFSCEQLASLQEAGDARAPAPSPLSPLRLHRTPLDHFTHHWDVVEEVCQRLETLGSNAQCFEILQNGIFEYMTNLRVVPDSMAAGLLKAVSRLMDLSLLPIEPVLRLLSRCCLSLLTLLVTQQQQQHDKHKREAIWGACVASLSAVPRLLRMLLQLRVADLSQEELPQLGQILSMLMQHTSLQNQLMANTDLLQEVIQHLTRYSRSATREQWLTDLLYCYSVTVAHGSASQRGNIRDVY; this is encoded by the exons ATGGCTAAACTGAaatccaagaagaagaagagacaaGATGACTTCCAAAAGGTGAAATTAAAAGTGGGAAAGAAGAAGCCGAGAGCAGACAATGCCACCGATACAAACTTTCGCACAAGGGGAATATATTTGCCTGAACAGCTGAAGACAGACACCAGTGGTCCGACCACAAACAGGCAGCTTGGCATCAAT GACCTGTTGTCTCAGCTCCACCATTACAATGCCAATGTGAAGCACGGTGCCTTACTGGGCTTGAGGGAGCTGCTGTCGATGAATCCTTCTTTGTTAGAGCAACATTTGTCACGTTTGCTGTCTGAGGTGGCTGCCGTGTTCACAGACAAGGATGCCAATGTTCGGGTGGCAGCCACACGTGTGCTCAG GTATATCACCCAGTCTGTACCTGCGGAACGAGTCGCTCCGTTTTCCCCCCTCCTCAGTGCCCACCTGTGTTGCGCCATGACTCACATTGAGTTAAGCATCCAAGAAGACGCCATGAAGGTCCTGGATGTACTGTTGGAGCACTACCCGGCCCTGCTGGCCGCACGGCCCGCCGTGCTCCTCACCAACTTCTTGGAGTTAATCTCTCACAGACAGAGCAACGGCGCAGCTAAAAAGGACCAGGAGGCGAAGGGACGCACATGGGCGCTCTCGGTCAACCCCAACAGGACCATTACCAGCCAGCAGTGGCGCCTCTCTGTGCTCCTCAG ACTTGGGCGCTTCCTTCAAGCGGTAGTTGAGGAAAGACCAGTGGAGGAAGGTGATGTGACGGCCCCATCTGAGGGAGCGTTTGGATCGAGAGGCGAGAGCAGAATTGCGCCTGTGAATGTCACCTGGGAAGAGCTCATGAACAGCAAGATTGGCGTTAAAGTATATGAACACTCTGGGAGCAAACCAAGTCCGCATTCAACATTTAAACTCAG accagatTCATATCATCCAGGTGAAGCATGTGAAGGTTTGGACTCGGCGGAGGCTGTCCAGAGCTTTGCATCGACCCTGGTCCCACTTTTGCTGGAAGTGTGGGTGGAGGCCAGCACCAGTGACTCTCCCTTCAACCACTCTGACGGCGATCACCTGCTGAGCCCGGACGCCATGTCCGTCATGTTCCAGGTCTTGTCTATTCTGCAGCTGCTCCGAAAGCTGGCGCCGCGGCAGGAGCATCAGGATGCGCTG gatGCATGGTTCCGCAAAGAATACTTAGGAGAGTTTAAGCAGCACTTTATGAAAAACTTTCCGTACAGTCTTCATGACATACCCAAACATAAAAAGAAAGTTAATAACAAgag GACCAAGCAGGCTGCAGCCATCCCCGACGTGACGGTGGATCCTCTGGCGCTGAACATCACTCTTTGCCAGGTGATGGTGTCGCTGAGCCAGAAGCAGGGAGTCGGCCGAGAGGTGGACGGAGACTGGCTGACGCCGCTGAGGACATTCGTGCGAGACACGCTCGGCGGCGACGTGAAGCTCAGCTATCGGCAGCTGCACATGCTGCTCGGGACAGTGTGGAAGATGGTGCTCACGCAAAAAAGCAAAA TCACAGAAGACCTGTTGGCAGCGGTGTACTCGTACTATCAGCAGAGGCACCTGACATTACAGTCCAGATCTCTTCTGTTGTCTTTTTATAGCAAGATCTACCTGCAGGAGCAAGGACAGTTGCATATTACAAG GAGTAAAGTGCTCAGTCGGTGGCTGGCGTTTCTTCCTGTGCAGTTGTCCCAGCTGGGCCATCGTAACCCTGCTCTGTCCGCGCTGCTCATCCAGTCCATCCAGGCTGCTGCTTCCCGAGGCAACAAAGACCTGCTCAGCAGTCTACAGACGCACGCCTGCAAGCTTTACg ATCCGCAGGAAGGCGCTGTGGTTCTTCTGCCGGCAGAGTGCCAGCAACGAATGGTGCAGCTGCTCTACTTCTTTCCCAAGATGTCCCGCGCTCTCCTGGCCAATCTGAGCTTCTGTTGCAGCACCGGACGAATCTCTGCCGGCCTCGCCGCTTCTCTCATTCGTATTATACACTTGAG GTCATCTTTGAACGGCTGGTCAGTGGGGAGCCAGGAAGCGGCCCTACAGGACGTGGACTACTTCAGCTTCCTGTTCTCCACCCTGACGGGCTTCTCGTGCGAGCAGCTCGCCTCCCTGCAGGAGGCCGGCGACGCCAGAGCGCCGGCCCCCTCCCCTCTGTCGCCCCTGAGGCTTCACCGCACCCCGCTGGACCACTTCACGCACCACTGGGACGTCGTGGAG GAAGTGTGCCAGCGTCTGGAAACTCTGGGTTCAAACGCTCAATGCTTTGAAATTTTACAAAATGGCATCTTTGAATACATG ACCAATCTGCGAGTGGTGCCTGACAGCATGGCGGCCGGCCTCCTCAAAGCCGTTTCCAGGCTAATGGACCTGTCCCTCCTGCCCATCGAGCCCGTCTTACGCTTGTTGTCCCGCTGCTGCCTCAGCCTCCTGACCCTGCTCGTcactcagcagcagcagcagcacgacAAGCACAAAAG GGAGGCCATTTGGGGAGCGTGCGTGGCGTCGCTAAGCGCCGTGCCCCGCCTGCTGAGGATGCTCCTGCAGCTGCGCGTGGCCGATCTGAGCCAGGAGGAGCTGCCTCAGCTGGGGCAGATTTTGTCCATGCTGATGCAGCACACGTCGCTGCAAAACCAGCTCATGGCCAACACCGACCTGCTGCAGGAGGTCATCCAACATCTGACG AGGTACTCCCGCAGTGCGACAAGGGAGCAGTGGCTGACCGACCTGCTCTACTGCTACAGTGTCACCGTGGCCCACGGTTCGGCATCTCAGCGGGGAAACATTCGAGACGTCTACTGA
- the tex10 gene encoding testis-expressed protein 10 homolog isoform X1, with amino-acid sequence MAKLKSKKKKRQDDFQKVKLKVGKKKPRADNATDTNFRTRGIYLPEQLKTDTSGPTTNRQLGINDLLSQLHHYNANVKHGALLGLRELLSMNPSLLEQHLSRLLSEVAAVFTDKDANVRVAATRVLRYITQSVPAERVAPFSPLLSAHLCCAMTHIELSIQEDAMKVLDVLLEHYPALLAARPAVLLTNFLELISHRQSNGAAKKDQEAKGRTWALSVNPNRTITSQQWRLSVLLRLGRFLQAVVEERPVEEGDVTAPSEGAFGSRGESRIAPVNVTWEELMNSKIGVKVYEHSGSKPSPHSTFKLRPDSYHPGEACEGLDSAEAVQSFASTLVPLLLEVWVEASTSDSPFNHSDGDHLLSPDAMSVMFQVLSILQLLRKLAPRQEHQDALDAWFRKEYLGEFKQHFMKNFPYSLHDIPKHKKKVNNKRTKQAAAIPDVTVDPLALNITLCQVMVSLSQKQGVGREVDGDWLTPLRTFVRDTLGGDVKLSYRQLHMLLGTVWKMVLTQKSKTVTEDLLAAVYSYYQQRHLTLQSRSLLLSFYSKIYLQEQGQLHITRSKVLSRWLAFLPVQLSQLGHRNPALSALLIQSIQAAASRGNKDLLSSLQTHACKLYDPQEGAVVLLPAECQQRMVQLLYFFPKMSRALLANLSFCCSTGRISAGLAASLIRIIHLRSSLNGWSVGSQEAALQDVDYFSFLFSTLTGFSCEQLASLQEAGDARAPAPSPLSPLRLHRTPLDHFTHHWDVVEEVCQRLETLGSNAQCFEILQNGIFEYMTNLRVVPDSMAAGLLKAVSRLMDLSLLPIEPVLRLLSRCCLSLLTLLVTQQQQQHDKHKREAIWGACVASLSAVPRLLRMLLQLRVADLSQEELPQLGQILSMLMQHTSLQNQLMANTDLLQEVIQHLTRYSRSATREQWLTDLLYCYSVTVAHGSASQRGNIRDVY; translated from the exons ATGGCTAAACTGAaatccaagaagaagaagagacaaGATGACTTCCAAAAGGTGAAATTAAAAGTGGGAAAGAAGAAGCCGAGAGCAGACAATGCCACCGATACAAACTTTCGCACAAGGGGAATATATTTGCCTGAACAGCTGAAGACAGACACCAGTGGTCCGACCACAAACAGGCAGCTTGGCATCAAT GACCTGTTGTCTCAGCTCCACCATTACAATGCCAATGTGAAGCACGGTGCCTTACTGGGCTTGAGGGAGCTGCTGTCGATGAATCCTTCTTTGTTAGAGCAACATTTGTCACGTTTGCTGTCTGAGGTGGCTGCCGTGTTCACAGACAAGGATGCCAATGTTCGGGTGGCAGCCACACGTGTGCTCAG GTATATCACCCAGTCTGTACCTGCGGAACGAGTCGCTCCGTTTTCCCCCCTCCTCAGTGCCCACCTGTGTTGCGCCATGACTCACATTGAGTTAAGCATCCAAGAAGACGCCATGAAGGTCCTGGATGTACTGTTGGAGCACTACCCGGCCCTGCTGGCCGCACGGCCCGCCGTGCTCCTCACCAACTTCTTGGAGTTAATCTCTCACAGACAGAGCAACGGCGCAGCTAAAAAGGACCAGGAGGCGAAGGGACGCACATGGGCGCTCTCGGTCAACCCCAACAGGACCATTACCAGCCAGCAGTGGCGCCTCTCTGTGCTCCTCAG ACTTGGGCGCTTCCTTCAAGCGGTAGTTGAGGAAAGACCAGTGGAGGAAGGTGATGTGACGGCCCCATCTGAGGGAGCGTTTGGATCGAGAGGCGAGAGCAGAATTGCGCCTGTGAATGTCACCTGGGAAGAGCTCATGAACAGCAAGATTGGCGTTAAAGTATATGAACACTCTGGGAGCAAACCAAGTCCGCATTCAACATTTAAACTCAG accagatTCATATCATCCAGGTGAAGCATGTGAAGGTTTGGACTCGGCGGAGGCTGTCCAGAGCTTTGCATCGACCCTGGTCCCACTTTTGCTGGAAGTGTGGGTGGAGGCCAGCACCAGTGACTCTCCCTTCAACCACTCTGACGGCGATCACCTGCTGAGCCCGGACGCCATGTCCGTCATGTTCCAGGTCTTGTCTATTCTGCAGCTGCTCCGAAAGCTGGCGCCGCGGCAGGAGCATCAGGATGCGCTG gatGCATGGTTCCGCAAAGAATACTTAGGAGAGTTTAAGCAGCACTTTATGAAAAACTTTCCGTACAGTCTTCATGACATACCCAAACATAAAAAGAAAGTTAATAACAAgag GACCAAGCAGGCTGCAGCCATCCCCGACGTGACGGTGGATCCTCTGGCGCTGAACATCACTCTTTGCCAGGTGATGGTGTCGCTGAGCCAGAAGCAGGGAGTCGGCCGAGAGGTGGACGGAGACTGGCTGACGCCGCTGAGGACATTCGTGCGAGACACGCTCGGCGGCGACGTGAAGCTCAGCTATCGGCAGCTGCACATGCTGCTCGGGACAGTGTGGAAGATGGTGCTCACGCAAAAAAGCAAAA CAGTCACAGAAGACCTGTTGGCAGCGGTGTACTCGTACTATCAGCAGAGGCACCTGACATTACAGTCCAGATCTCTTCTGTTGTCTTTTTATAGCAAGATCTACCTGCAGGAGCAAGGACAGTTGCATATTACAAG GAGTAAAGTGCTCAGTCGGTGGCTGGCGTTTCTTCCTGTGCAGTTGTCCCAGCTGGGCCATCGTAACCCTGCTCTGTCCGCGCTGCTCATCCAGTCCATCCAGGCTGCTGCTTCCCGAGGCAACAAAGACCTGCTCAGCAGTCTACAGACGCACGCCTGCAAGCTTTACg ATCCGCAGGAAGGCGCTGTGGTTCTTCTGCCGGCAGAGTGCCAGCAACGAATGGTGCAGCTGCTCTACTTCTTTCCCAAGATGTCCCGCGCTCTCCTGGCCAATCTGAGCTTCTGTTGCAGCACCGGACGAATCTCTGCCGGCCTCGCCGCTTCTCTCATTCGTATTATACACTTGAG GTCATCTTTGAACGGCTGGTCAGTGGGGAGCCAGGAAGCGGCCCTACAGGACGTGGACTACTTCAGCTTCCTGTTCTCCACCCTGACGGGCTTCTCGTGCGAGCAGCTCGCCTCCCTGCAGGAGGCCGGCGACGCCAGAGCGCCGGCCCCCTCCCCTCTGTCGCCCCTGAGGCTTCACCGCACCCCGCTGGACCACTTCACGCACCACTGGGACGTCGTGGAG GAAGTGTGCCAGCGTCTGGAAACTCTGGGTTCAAACGCTCAATGCTTTGAAATTTTACAAAATGGCATCTTTGAATACATG ACCAATCTGCGAGTGGTGCCTGACAGCATGGCGGCCGGCCTCCTCAAAGCCGTTTCCAGGCTAATGGACCTGTCCCTCCTGCCCATCGAGCCCGTCTTACGCTTGTTGTCCCGCTGCTGCCTCAGCCTCCTGACCCTGCTCGTcactcagcagcagcagcagcacgacAAGCACAAAAG GGAGGCCATTTGGGGAGCGTGCGTGGCGTCGCTAAGCGCCGTGCCCCGCCTGCTGAGGATGCTCCTGCAGCTGCGCGTGGCCGATCTGAGCCAGGAGGAGCTGCCTCAGCTGGGGCAGATTTTGTCCATGCTGATGCAGCACACGTCGCTGCAAAACCAGCTCATGGCCAACACCGACCTGCTGCAGGAGGTCATCCAACATCTGACG AGGTACTCCCGCAGTGCGACAAGGGAGCAGTGGCTGACCGACCTGCTCTACTGCTACAGTGTCACCGTGGCCCACGGTTCGGCATCTCAGCGGGGAAACATTCGAGACGTCTACTGA